A DNA window from Aspergillus nidulans FGSC A4 chromosome I contains the following coding sequences:
- a CDS encoding 60S ribosomal protein eL30 (transcript_id=CADANIAT00006934), with protein sequence MAPKSKKAGDTISSRLALVMKSGKVTLGYKTTIKTLRSGKAKLVIIAANTPPLRKSELEYYAMLAKTPVHHFSGNNIELGTACGRLYRCSTMTVLDAGDSDILSSQ encoded by the exons ATGGCCcccaagagcaagaaggctgGTGACACCATCTCCTCGCGCCTGGCGCTTGTGATGAAGAGTGGAAAGG TCACCCTTGGctacaagaccaccatcAAGACCCTGCGT TCCGGCAAGGCCAAGTTGGTTATCATCGCCGCCAACACTCCTCCCCTCCGCAAGTCTGAGCTCGAGTACTACGCCATGCTTGCCAAGACTCCCGTTCACCACTTCTCTGGTAACAAC ATCGAGCTTGGTACTGCCTGCGGTCGTCTCTACCGCTGCTCCACCATGACCGttctggatgctggtgaCTCCGACATCCTCTCCAGCCAGTAA
- a CDS encoding L-threonylcarbamoyladenylate synthase (transcript_id=CADANIAT00006938), translating to MSSKKSTRIASVIRLNTDGPAKDQSLAEWWASEQGRNTPEAVAIAEAANLLRTSDVPVAFPTETVYGLGADATRSDAVQGIYKAKQRPSDNPLIVHIDSLQMLNRLLNPASDTSCPTKVVQSTIPPIYKALIERFWPGPLTILLPNPSGSRLAPEVTSNLTTFGVRMPLSPLARLLIHVADRPLAAPSANASTKPSPTAAEHVFHDLQGRIELILDGGPCGVGVESTVVDGLSNPPSILRPGGVSIEELRTCPGWENVQLAYHDGTYDVKEIPRAPGMKYRHYSPKARVVLFEAGSKSQAIVDHVKRDLQDTAVGAHSIGLVRTRTWKRGLQLLPEEDIEKMAKATASLVGSLVQFSIPVGGKTKEVFDCHLGTDVKDIARGLFAALRAMDEKQVDVIYVEGVSDTEYLAAAVMNRLRKAAGSTFKV from the coding sequence ATGAGCTCGAAAAAGTCAACGCGGATCGCATCAGTAATCCGCCTGAACACCGACGGTCCGGCAAAAGATCAGTCGCTGGCAGAATGGTGGGCCAGCGAACAGGGCCGGAACACGCCTGAGGCCGTTGCAATCGCAGAGGCTGCCAACCTCCTCCGGACGAGCGATGTGCCCGTTGCGTTTCCTACAGAGACAGTATACGGTCTAGGCGCCGATGCCACGCGAAGTGATGCAGTACAGGGCATATACAAGGCGAAGCAAAGGCCATCGGATAATCCGCTCATTGTACATATCGACTCTTTACAGATGCTTAATCGGCTGCTGAACCCTGCCTCGGATACTTCCTGCCCCACGAAAGTCGTTCAGAGCACAATTCCTCCCatctacaaagccctgatCGAACGGTTCTGGCCGGGCCCACTTACAATTCTCCTCCCGAACCCGTCGGGCTCGCGTCTTGCGCCGGAGGTTACGTCTAATCTTACGACGTTCGGAGTGCGCATGCCTTTGTCGCCGTTAGCAAGGCTGTTGATACACGTTGCCGATAGACCCTTGGCTGCGCCTTCAGCGAATGCGTCGACGAAGCCGTCGCccacagcagcagagcatGTGTTCCATGATTTGCAGGGTCGAATTGAGCTGATCCTTGACGGCGGACCGTGCGGTGTTGGCGTGGAAAGTACAGTCGTCGATGGGCTCTCAAATCCGCCGAGCATTTTACGGCCTGGTGGCGTGAGTATTGAAGAACTGCGAACTTGTCCTGGGTGGGAAAATGTACAGCTTGCATACCACGATGGGACGTACGACGTGAAGGAGATCCCTCGTGCTCCCGGCATGAAATACAGACACTACTCGCCGAAAGCCCGCGTCGTTCTTTTCGAAGCTGGCTCAAAGTCTCAGGCGATCGTGGATCATGTCAAGCGAGATCTACAAGATACTGCCGTCGGCGCACATTCCATTGGTCTTGTGCGGACGCGGACCTGGAAGCGCGGGCTTCAGCTCTTACctgaggaggatattgagaagATGGCGAAGGCAACCGCGTCACTTGTCGGCAGCCTGGTCCAATTCTCCATCCCTGTTGGCGGGAAGACAAAGGAAGTCTTTGACTGTCATCTGGGCACAGACGTCAAGGATATCGCACGCGGGCTATTCGCGGCTTTGCGGGCGATGGATGAGAAGCAAGTTGATGTTATTTATGTCGAGGGAGTTTCTGATACCGAGTACCTGGCTGCGGCTGTGATGAATCGACTTAGAAAGGCAGCTGGGTCAACCTTTAAAGTGTAG
- a CDS encoding uncharacterized protein (transcript_id=CADANIAT00006935) translates to MSATPRKTGSPANANKTSATESTANGTPSRGHNRSPTATSTNGLSRSPSLRGSAPVSARAAARKPGRSNLSMSSVPKITADPSEEEARAQNAALIEDLKEQLQKAETASEQYRKQLGVLQMRLDEAVTEQAKLEDQGHEKDSKIEALNGEIREHVRQIRDLEQAHELERNAMLQEKEQQASREEEMQATIQRLKEAVAQKDMRISADSDKNVSRSSSFRNRASPDIDGQFAPSSQIERSPSRNNSKLLLQKDKLIESLRLELAESQIKLVEMENKGGGRQRELEKELLEARMANARLMEDNESYQLLLSERTLNGDFAKGDFMREAHPESSDAKESAGGLGSLADELESADARPEPDDSRRLESELKALKDQNKALTLYIERIISRLLQHEGFEHILDKNDNEPPTGKQAGSDKDLPPTPPEKEDPNQQTFLQRAKSVVSGQNNKPQPRSRPTSMMPPPPAPGSVSAHENPQTAPSIPINRAQSVRGHRRTRSEQTTDLGAAVVVGQMYRGRNSGGPISPTIMGPGSRNTFTGANYVPGGMSVSSRAPSLSSQPERGHLSSSGSVSSDPPNDTASTGATSNSPRSSNGMTNYTGAVMTQSKLRPLRLVSETKAAEEEEAARKKANRGSWISWFNRPGSSESSQH, encoded by the exons ATGTCTGCGACGCCTCGCAAAACTGGCTCTCCAGCCAATGCCAACAAGACCTCCGCCACAGAATCCACAGCAAATGGCACGCCGTCGCGAGGTCATAATAGGTCACCGACTGCTACATCAACAAATGGCTTATCCCGAAGTCCGTCCCTCAGGGGATCAGCTCCGGTGTCCGCACGAGCGGCAGCTCGGAAACCTGGCCGGTCCAATCTGAGCATGTCAAGCGTTCCTAAAATCACCGCGGACCCgtccgaagaagaagcgcgggCTCAGAATGCGGCGCTTATTGAAGATCTAAAGGAGCAGTTGCAGAAGGCTGAGACGGCTTCCGAGCAGTATCGCAAACAACTTGGCGTTCTGCAAATGCGCCTCGACGAAGCCGTGACAGAGCAAGCCAAGCTGGAGGACCAAGGGCATGAGAAGGATAGCAAAATCGAAGCACTCAACGGCGAGATCCGTGAGCATGTCCGGCAGATCCGCGATTTGGAGCAAGCTCATGAACTAGAACGGAATGCCATGctgcaggagaaggagcagcaagccagccgggaagaagagatgcAGGCCACCATCCAGCGCCTGAAGGAGGCCGTCGCTCAGAAGGATATGCGCATCAGTGCTGACAGTGACAAGAACGTTTCCCGCTCTT CCAGTTTCCGCAATCGAGCCTCTCCAGATATCGATGGGCAATTTGCGCCTTCGTCTCAAATCGAACGGAGCCCGTCGCGAAACAACTCCAAATTGCTCCTGCAGAAGGATAAACTGATTGAGTCGTTGCGACTCGAGCTAGCCGAATCCCAGATCAAGCTTGTGGAGATGGAAAACAAAGGTGGCGGCCGTCAGAGAGAGCTGGAAAAAGAACTCCTTGAAGCTCGAATGGCGAATGCTCGTCTGATGGAGGATAACGAGAGCTATCAGCTGCTCCTTAGCGAAAGAACTCTTAATGGCGACTTCGCCAAGGGTGACTTTATGCGGGAAGCACATCCTGAGTCCTCAGACGCGAAGGAAAGCGCCGGTGGTTTGGGCTCCTTGGCCGATGAGTTGGAGTCTGCGGATGCTCGACCAGAACCAGACGACAGCCGCAGGCTTGAGTCAGAGCTTAAGGCGCTCAAGGATCAAAATAAAGCCCTGACGTTGTATATCGAGCGCATTATCAGTCGCCTCTTGCAGCATGAAGGGTTTGAGCATATCCTAGACAAGAACGACAACGAGCCACCAACTGGAAAACAAGCCGGCAGTGATAAAGACCTTCCGCCAACGCCtccggagaaggaggatccTAACCAGCAGACATTCTTGCAGCGAGCCAAATCAGTTGTCTCTGGCCAGAACAACAAACCTCAACCACGTTCGCGTCCGACCAGCATGATGCCGCCTCCTCCCGCCCCTGGTTCTGTTAGCGCCCACGAGAACCCGCAAACAGCACCTAGCATTCCCATCAACCGTGCTCAGTCAGTTCGTGGCCATCGTAGGACCAGGTCTGAGCAAACGACGGACTTGGGTGCTGCAGTTGTTGTCGGCCAAATGTACCGCGGGCGCAACTCCGGCGGCCCTATCAGCCCCACTATCATGGGACCTGGTTCACGAAACACCTTCACTGGGGCAAACTATGTGCCAGGAGGCATGTCTGTCAGCAGTCGTGCCCCCTCGTTGTCTAGTCAGCCAGAGCGCGGCCATTTAAGCAGTTCGGGAAGTGTGTCAAGTGACCCTCCCAATGACACAGCGTCGACTGGTGCGACCTCTAATTCTCCTCGTTCAAGCAACGGTATGACGAACTATACGGGTGCAGTTATGACCCAGAGCAAGCTACGACCGCTACGACTGGTCAGCGAGACAaaggctgctgaagaagaggaagctgctcGCAAGAAGGCTAACAGAGGTAGCTGGATCTCATGGTTCAACCGACCGGGCTCGAGCGAATCCAGCCAGCACTGA
- a CDS encoding complex I 24 kDa subunit family protein (transcript_id=CADANIAT00006940) → MASKFFPALPRAGRQFTRQISRPQFRPFSAAPQRLSDTLHVHRNTPENNPSIPFKFSEQNQQLIEEIIARYPPQYKKAAVMPLLDLGQRQHGFTSISVMNEVARILEMPPMRVYEVATFYTMYNREPVGKYFVQLCTTTPCQLGGCGSDKIVKAITEHLGITPGHTTEDGLFTFIEVECLGACVNAPMVQINDDYYEDLTPESIKELLTALKESATATSGQVKIPAPGPLSGRISCENSAGLTNLHNPVWDPETMMRKDGALDGEAQQAQ, encoded by the exons ATGGCTTCCAAATTTTTCCCCGCCCTTCCTCGGGCTGGTCGCCAGTTCACTCGCCAGATCTCTCGGCCCCAATTCAGACCCTTTTCCGCGGCTCCGCAACGGTTGAGCGACACCCTTCATGTG CACCGCAACACCCCCGAGAACAACCCGTCCATTCCCTTCAAGTTCTCCGAACAGAACCAACAGCTCATCGAGGAAATCATCGCCCGGTACCCCCCTCAATACAAGAAGGCAGCCGTCATGCCTTTGCTGGATCTCGGCCAGCGTCAACACGGCTTCACAAGCATCAGCGTCATGAATGAGGTCGCTCGCATCCTTGAGATGCCCCCGATGCGCGTCTACGAAGTCGCAACCTTCTACACAATGTACAACCGTGAGCCGGTTGGCAAATACTTTGTTCAGCTTTGCACGACG ACACCATGCCAACTCGGCGGCTGCGGAAGCGACAAGATCGTCAAGGCCATCACAGAACACCTCGGTATCACCCCAGGCCACACAACCGAAGATGGCCTGTTCACATTCATCGAGGTTGAATGTCTCGGTGCCTGCGTCAACGCTCCTATGGTCCAGATCAACGACGACTACTACGAAGACCTGACCCCCGAGTCcatcaaggagcttctcACTGCGCTCAAAGAATCCGCTACCGCCACCTCCGGCCAGGTTAAGATCCCTGCTCCAGGCCCTCTATCCGGCAGAATCAGCTGCGAGAACAGCGCTGGTCTCACGAATTTGCACAACCCCGTGTGGGATCCcgagacgatgatgaggaaggacGGTGCCCTGGACGGGGAGGCGCAGCAGGCGCAATAA
- the aah1 gene encoding adenine deaminase nadA (transcript_id=CADANIAT00006939) has protein sequence MCPPNTPYQSQWHAFLHSLPKCEHHVHLEGCLEPPLIFSMARKNNVSLPSPSSNPAYTSVETLSKRYGHFSSLDDFLSFYFIGMTVLKTQSDFAELAWTYFKRAHAEGVHHTEVFFDPQVHMERGLEYRVIVDGYVDGCKRAEKELGISTRLIMCFLKHLPLESAQRLYDTALNEGDLGLDGRNPVIHGLGASSSEVGPPKDLFRPIYLGAKEKSINLTAHAGEEGDASYIAAALDMGATRIDHGIRLGEDPELMERVAREEVLLTVCPVSNLQLKCVKSVAEVPIRKFLDAGVRFSINSDDPAYFGAYILECYCAVQEAFNLSVADWRLIAENGVKGSWIGEERKNELLWRIDECVKRFEGVL, from the coding sequence ATGTGTCCCCCAAACACTCCTTACCAATCCCAATGGCACGCCTTCCTGCACTCCCTCCCAAAGTGCGAACACCACGTACACCTCGAAGGCTGTCTCGAGCCGCCTCTGATCTTTTCTATGGCACGCAAAAATAATGTATCTCTCCCCTCTCCGTCCTCAAACCCAGCCTATACCTCTGTTGAAACCCTCAGCAAGCGGTATGGACATTTCAGCTCCCTTGACGACTTCTTGTCTTTCTACTTTATAGGGATGACGGTCCTCAAGACACAGAGCGACTTTGCAGAGCTTGCGTGGACGTACTTCAAGCGGGCACACGCGGAGGGCGTTCACCATACCGAGGTGTTTTTTGACCCGCAGGTGCATATGGAGCGGGGGTTGGAGTACAGAGTTATTGTTGATGGGTATGTGGACGGTTGTAAGCGGGCAGAGAAGGAGCTGGGAATCTCTACGAGGTTGATTATGTGTTTTCTGAAACATTTGCCGCTGGAGTCGGCACAACGGCTCTACGATACAGCGCTAAACGAGGGTGATTTGGGGCTGGATGGCAGGAATCCCGTCATTCATGGCCTTGGGGCTTCGAGTAGTGAAGTCGGACCGCCGAAGGATTTGTTCAGGCCTATTTATCTCggtgcaaaggagaagagcatcaactTGACTGCGCAtgcgggagaagagggagatgcTTCTTATATTGCTGCAGCATTGGATATGGGCGCTACGCGGATTGACCATGGGATTCGGCTTGGGGAGGACCCAGAGCTGATGGAGAGAGTTGCGAGGGAGGAGGTGCTGTTGACTGTTTGTCCGGTATCGAACTTGCAATTGAAGTGTGTCAAGTCTGTGGCTGAGGTGCCGATTCGAAAGTTCCTGGACGCTGGAGTGAGgttcagcatcaacagcgACGACCCAGCGTACTTTGGGGCTTATATCCTGGAGTGCTATTGTGCGGTGCAGGAGGCCTTTAACCTGAGCGTGGCGGACTGGAGGCTTATTGCGGAAAATGGTGTCAAAGGGAGTTGGATTggggaggaaaggaagaacGAGCTGCTGTGGAGGATTGATGAATGTGTCAAGAGGTTTGAGGGTGTCTTATAG
- a CDS encoding 60S ribosomal protein uL16 (transcript_id=CADANIAT00006933), which yields MARRPARCYRYCKNKPYPKSRFNRGVPDPKIRIFDLGRKKANVDDFPLCVHLVSNEYEQLSSEALEAARICANKYLVKIAGKEGFHLRVRVHPFHVIRINKMLSCAGADRLQTGMRGAFGKPQGKVARVNIGQIILSVRTRDSHRATAIEALRRSMYKFPGRQKIIVSKNWGFTPVRREDYVQLRQEGKLKQDGAYVQFLRGHGQIEENMRRFPDAYSTEA from the exons ATGGCTCGCCGTCCCGCCCGCTGCTACCGCTACTGCAAGAACAAG CCCTACCCCAAGTCCCGGTTCAACCGTGGTGTTCCCGACCCCAAGATCCGTATCTTCGATCTGGGACGTAAGAAGGCTAACGTCGACGACTTCCCCCTCTGCGTTCACCTCGTCTCCAACGAATATGAACAGCTTTCGTCCGAGGCTCTGGAAGCCGCTCGTATCTGTGCCAACAA GTACCTCGTGAAGATCGCCGGTAAGGAAGGTTTCCACCTCCGTGTCCGCGTCCACCCCTTCCACGTCATCCGTATCAACAAGATGTTGTCGTGCGCTGGTGCCGATCGTCTCCAGACCGGTATGCGTGGTGCTTTCGGAAAGCCCCAGGGTAAGGTCGCCCGTGTCAACATCGGCCAGATCATCCTGTCCGTCCGCACCCGTGACTCCCACCGTGCCACCGCCATCGAGGCTCTCCGCCGCTCCATGTACAAGTTCCCTGGTCGCCAAAAGATCATCGTCTCCAAGAACTGGGGTTTCACCCCTGTCCGCCGCGAGGACTACGTCCAGCTTCGCCAGGAGGGCAAGCTCAAGCAGGACGGTGCCTACGTCCAGTTCCTCCGTGGTCACGGTCAGATTGAGGAGAACATGCGCCGCTTCCCTGATGCCTACTCTACTGAGGCTTAA
- a CDS encoding putative DUF814 domain protein (transcript_id=CADANIAT00006937) has protein sequence MKQRYSSLDVQVISKELASELVGLRVSNIYDLSTRIFLFKVAKPDHRKQLIVDSGFRCHVTQYSRATAATPSGFVSRLRKYLKSRRITSVTQIGTDRIIDFSFSDGMYHMLLEFFASGNIIITDRDYTIIALLRQVPGGEGMEEAKVGLKYTVTNKQNYSGIPPITRDRIRETLEKAKALFAQENDAPKKSKKKSTDVLRRALSQGFPEYPPLLLDHAFATRAADPAMPLDQVLGDAGLIDVVLGVLEEAQNVTKDLSADKAHPGFIVAKEDTRPKPPGPESEKNDSPSKPALLYEDFHPFKPRQFEGKDGFTILEYPSMNATVDEYFSSIESQKLESRLTERESAAKKKLDSLRSEHEKRIGALEQAQELHIRKASAIQDNMDRVQEAMDAVNGLVAQGMDWVEIARLVEMEQKRGNPVASLIKLPLKLHENTITLLLREAGDEGYEVEELFSSDESEDSDEEEGKGAASPQKKPEGLTIDIDLGLSPWANASQYYEQKKVAAVKAEKTSQSSAKALKSHERKVQDDLKRNLKQEKQVLRPARKPFWFEKFLFFVSSEGYLVLGGRDSMQSEMLYRRYLRKGDVFVHADLEGATPMIVKNKPGALSSSISPTTLSQAGNLCVATSTAWDSKAIMSAYWVDAAQVSKTSAVGDLLPVGEFLVKGEKNFLAPSQLVLGFAVMWQISKGSLVNHKSFRSEEALVSQARVTGEDNIANVQEGNPDKLIQASEKADGAEEQKQEQEEEQAEGSEEAETHKEEVTDLAGTVEQEDTQENEGQGEADEEAEGQDEKDERADDQSGKDDAEGVATPRSQGKRHLSAREKRLLRKGKPIDTPTARSEAASDRSTPAANGTSTGPETKPAPAPVRGRKGKAKKAASKYADQDEEERALALRLLGANNAKAQKAAAEAEAKAKREKEAEEAKKRRKAQHERAAQAERKRQALFEEGATDDYDEETAAAEAADLEWLPALVGTPHVDDEILAAIPICAPWSSLGRYKYRVKLQPGTVKKGKAVKEILGRWLAETTTGKVKKEHAEDLGISRVAAERLRAKEGELLKAWKDTEIINTVPVSKVRIMIAGGGGDKGKAKGGGGNKGGKGGKKK, from the exons atgaagcagagatACTCTTCTCTGGATGTTCAG GTAATATCCAAAGAACTGGCCTCAGAACTAGTTGGCCTTCGCGTGTCGAACATCTATGACCTTTCAACA AGAATCTTCCTGTTCAAAGTCGCCAAACCCGACCACCGCAAACAACTGATCGTTGACTCTGGTTTCCGCTGCCATGTGACTCAATACTCGcgagcaacagcagcaacgcCCTCCGGCTTCGTGAGCCGCCTTCGCAAATACCTCAAATCCCGCCGCATCACTTCAGTAACCCAAATCGGCACTGACCGCATCATCgacttcagcttcagcgaTGGCATGTATCACATGTTGCTCGAGTTCTTCGCAAGCGGGAACATCATTATCACCGACCGAGACTACACAATTATCGCGCTTCTTCGTCAGGTACCAGGTGGTGAGGGAATGGAGGAAGCAAAGGTCGGTTTGAAGTACACCGTGACGAACAAGCAGAACTACAGCGGCATTCCGCCGATCACGCGAGACCGAATTCGAGAGACGCTGGAGAAAGCGAAGGCTCTTTTCGCGCAGGAAAACGACGCGCccaagaagtcgaagaaaaagagtACAGACGTTCTGCGTAGGGCTCTATCCCAGGGATTCCCAGAATACCCACCGCTCCTACTGGATCATGCCTTTGCAACTCGAGCCGCTGACCCCGCAATGCCGCTCGATCAGGTCCTGGGCGATGCGGGTCTTATTGATGTGGTCTTAGGTGTTCTAGAGGAGGCACAGAACGTAACCAAGGATTTGTCTGCGGATAAAGCACATCCTGGGTTTATTGTTGCGAAGGAAGATACACGTCCAAAGCCGCCAGGACCGGAGTCTGAAAAAAACGACTCGCCCTCGAAGCCTGCTCTACTCTACGAAGATTTCCATCCATTCAAGCCGCGACAGTTTGAAGGAAAGGACGGTTTCACCATTTTGGAATACCCTTCTATGAATGCGACGGTCGACGAATATTTCTCATCCATCGAGTCCCAGAAACTAGAATCACGATTGACGGAACGGGAGAGTGCGGCCAAGAAAAAGCTCGATTCGCTGAGGAGTGAACATGAAAAGCGCATTGGGGCTCTTGAGCAAGCCCAAGAGTTGCATATTCGGAAGGCAAGCGCTATCCAGGACAATATGGATCGTGTGCAAGAGGCAATGGATGCTGTCAACGGATTAGTTGCGCAAGGCATGGACTGGGTTGAAATTGCGCGTTTGGTAGAGATGGAGCAGAAACGCGGAAACCCAGTCGCAAGTCTAATCAAATTGCCGCTGAAACTCCACGAGAACACAATTACGCTTTTACTCAGGGAGGCTGGAGATGAAGGATATGAGGTAGAGGAGCTTTTCTCAAGCGACGAGTCTGAAGattctgatgaggaggaagggaagggagcAGCAAGCCCGCAGAAGAAACCCGAAGGTTTGACGATAGATATCGATCTCGGCCTTAGCCCTTGGGCCAACGCTTCACAATACTacgagcagaagaaggtggCTGCGGTCAAGGCTGAGAAAACATCACAATCTTCTGCAAAGGCGCTAAAGAGCCACGAAAGGAAAGTTCAGGATGATCTCAAGCGTAATCTgaagcaggagaagcaggTCCTGCGACCTGCTAGGAAGCCTTTCTGGTTCGAGAAATTCCTCTTTTTCGTCTCTTCGGAAGGATATCTAGTTCTTGG TGGTCGCGACTCTATGCAAAGCGAAATGCTCTACCGTCGATATCTCCGGAAGGGGGACGTATTCGTACACGCCGACCTGGAGGGCGCCACGCCAATGATAGTCAAGAACAAACCAGGAGCGTTGAGCTCTTCCATATCCCCAACGACCCTATCACAGGCGGGCAATCTTTGTGTTGCGACTTCGACGGCGTGGGACTCGAAAGCAATTATGTCCGCATACTGGGTTGATGCGGCCCAGGTATCCAAGACTTCTGCTGTCGGCGACCTTCTACCTGTTGGCGAATTTCTTGtcaaaggggaaaagaaTTTCCTTGCCCCGTCACAGCTAGTTCTGGGCTTTGCTGTAATGTGGCAAATTAGCAAGGGAAGCCTCGTCAACCATAAGAGCTTTAGATCTGAAGAAGCACTTGTTTCGCAAGCTCGGGTGACAGGCGAGGATAATATTGCTAATGTTCAGGAAGGAAACCCAGATAAGCTTATTCAGGCTTCCGAGAAGGCTGACGGGGCGGAGGAAcagaagcaggagcaggaagaggaacaagCGGAAGGTTCAGA GGAGGCGGAGACgcacaaagaagaagttACAGATCTCGCAGGTACCGTTGAACAAGAGGATACGCAAGAGAATGAAGGCCAAGGCGAGGCAGACGAAGAGGCGGAAGGacaggacgagaaggacgagcGGGCAGATGACCAGTCGGGAAAGGACGACGCCGAAGGCGTAGCTACCCCACGATCCCAAGGGAAGCGACACCTCTCTGCAAGAGAAAAACGCCTACTGCGCAAAGGGAAGCCTATTGACACACCAACTGCGAGGTCCGAAGCTGCAAGCGACCgctcaacaccagcagcTAACGGAACGTCCACTGGGCCCGAAACAAAGCCCGCCCCAGCCCCAGTCCGCGGCCGTAAAGgcaaagcaaagaaagctGCATCCAAATATGCGGATCAAGACGAGGAGGAACGAGCACTGGCGCTTCGTCTTTTGGGCGCAAACAACGCCAAAGCACAgaaagccgccgccgaagccgAGGCGAAGGCGAAAcgggagaaagaagctgaagaggcaAAGAAGCGCCGCAAAGCGCAACACGAACGAGCCGCCCAGGCGGAGCGCAAACGACAGGCTTtgtttgaggaaggagcAACTGATGACTATGACGAGGAAactgccgctgccgaagcGGCTGATCTTGAATGGCTACCTGCACTCGTGGGGACGCCTCATGTCGACGACGAAATCTTGGCGGCTATCCCGATATGCGCGCCGTGGTCTTCTCTTGGTCGATACAAGTACCGAGTCAAGTTACAGCCTGGAACagtgaagaagggcaaggccGTCAAGGAGATTCTAGGACGATGGTTGGCTGAGACTACAACGGGCAAGGTTAAGAAGGAGCATGCTGAGGATCTGGGAATTAGTCGAGTCGCTGCAGAGAGACTCCGCGCCAAAGAGGGTGAGTTGCTCAAGGCATGGAAGGATACTGAGATCATCAACACCGTACCAGTAAGCAAGGTACGGATTATGATCgctggcggtggcggcgACAAAGGCAAGGCGAAGGGCGGGGGTGGTAACAAGGGAGGTAAAGGTGGTAAAAAGAAATAG
- a CDS encoding coatomer subunit zeta (transcript_id=CADANIAT00006936) yields MGSLSLFSVNAVLVMSADDGSRIFAKYYSPPHPPAGAAPNSTDYPGANPYPTLKEQKAFEKGLLEKTNKQTSDVILYDNRIVVFKLESDVMLYVVGGAEENEVLLYNVVLSLRDALGILFKGATDKRTIVENYDLVALAIDELIDDGIILETDPVLIASRVSRAPQPDAPNLKSIDLSEQGLLNAWELGKRRLAEGLRQM; encoded by the exons ATGGGGTCTCTTTCGCTCTTCTCCGTCAATGCTGTCCTTGTGATGTCGGCCGATGACGGCTCTCGCATCTTCGCGAAATACTACTCACCACCTCACCCCCCAGCCGGCGCTGCCCCCAATTCCACCGACTACCCAGGAGCCAATCCCTATCCGACGCTCAAGGAACAGAAGGCTTTCGAGAAAGGACTGTTAGAGAAAACCAATAAACAGACCAGCGACGTGATCCTGTACGACAATCGAATTGTCGTTTTCAAGCTGGAGAGCGATGTGATGCTCTATGTGGTTGGCGGTGCGGAGGAGAACGAAGTTCTACTCTATAATGTTGTTCTCTCGTTACGTGATGCTTTGGGGATACTTTTCAA GGGCGCCACGGACAAGCGCACAATTGTCGAGAATTACGACCTGGTCGCCCTGGCCATTGATGAATTGATCGACGACGGCATCATTCTTGAGACGGACCCCGTTTTGATTGCTTCCCGTGTCAGCCGTGCTCCTCAACCAGACGCACCGAACCTAAAGAGTATCGATCTTTCCGAACAAGGCCTGCTCAATGCCTGGGAGCTTGGAAAGCGACGTCTGGCGGAGGGATTGCGACAGATGTAG